In Bacteroidota bacterium, one DNA window encodes the following:
- the gatC gene encoding Asp-tRNA(Asn)/Glu-tRNA(Gln) amidotransferase subunit GatC, with the protein MEITNDLIDRIAELAKLEFNDSSKQQMKTDLTKMIAFVEKLNQVDTTNVEPLIYINEDVNVLREDEIKQEITQDDALKNAPKKDSDYFKVPKVLEKK; encoded by the coding sequence ATGGAAATAACGAATGATTTAATTGATAGAATTGCAGAGCTTGCCAAGTTAGAGTTTAACGATTCTTCAAAACAACAAATGAAAACGGATTTAACTAAGATGATAGCATTTGTAGAAAAACTAAATCAAGTAGATACTACAAATGTAGAGCCATTAATATATATCAATGAGGATGTAAATGTTTTGCGTGAGGATGAGATAAAACAAGAAATTACTCAAGATGATGCTCTGAAGAATGCTCCTAAAAAAGATTCTGATTATTTTAAAGTGCCAAAAGTATTAGAGAAAAAATAA